A genome region from Marasmius oreades isolate 03SP1 chromosome 5, whole genome shotgun sequence includes the following:
- a CDS encoding uncharacterized protein (BUSCO:EOG092629WJ), whose amino-acid sequence MVKRPGHFPQGSRKKAKLRTSSTQSAKPHKRNDKGKGKERAADRDTIPIPVDNDEYDEKDEAILSDQDLDVLEQYGTAAGFLGHLDRKGLSRSKKETRRLHQLNKPIKKALVDDDLPSIESHDEDDGDWSSDIGSDGQDKEDDHYLYPGGSDSDAEMPYELALREVRTEPRQQENRGIQRLPIKLADGTIQNTGWRAAQKRCEDEEDEEDEEGEENVEDLAPPRDTVATGARFGRPAVIDVISTKSRKLRIQGAKEQIASICQDIMAEPENSIGLLKRLHTFSLPSISSPTHPDPLPNDTIIRKLSVLSQLAVFKDIVPGYRIRALTEKEKTEKVSQLVAQTREWEQGLVGAYQAYLRLLEGELKAHSDLAESALKCICTLLTELTHFNFRVNLMSCVVAQLSKRTRNESFDLCLTSLIRVFRADTTGAASLEVVRLLNRMIKEKRYNVHPAAISCLLHLRLKTELGGVRSSSSKASKEQANDNKKSRDKKMRGKKDEVHLSKKAVKALKERKEIEKEFKEAEVEVDKEERANTHTETLKLVFVLYFSILKNPGSKRLLPAALEGISKFAHLVNIDFFMDLMKVLKELIVSEDVEEDDGQGVEEAVEKKLLCIVTAFDLLSGQGEALTVDLTDFITHLYALIPSLIVSSSTCMQDSLLRALNLIFLPRHNHAKPHPSYRTAAFSKRLLTTSVHLPSSMTLKILEFIRNLVARDPNLLSLLGDDEDGDGVAGGMYNATVDDPELANALGGKGGRWYELYLLRERHWDTKVREEAGRVLEMGGGK is encoded by the exons ATGGTAAAACGACCTGGGCACTTTCCTCAG GGTAGTAGGAAAAAGGCAAAGCTAAGGACCAGTAGTACGCAATCCGCTAAACCTCACAAACGGAACGACAAAGGCAAAGGGAAGGAACGAGCAGCGGATAGGGATACTATCCCTATTCCAGTTGACAACGATGAATATGACGAGAAGGACGAAGCCATTCTCTCTGATCAGGACTTAGACGTTCTTGAACAATATGGAACCGCGGCTGGTTTCCTTGGTCACCTTGACCGCAAAGGACTTTCTAG GAGTAAAAAAGAAACACGTAGACTTCATCAACTCAATAAGCCTATTAAGAAAGCACTCGTCGACGATGATTTACCTTCCATCGAGTCTCACGACGAAGATGACGGAGATTGGAGTTCAGACATTGGTTCAGATGGGCAGGACAAAGAAGATGACCACTATCTTTATCCTGGAGGCTCGGATTCAGACGCCGAAATGCCTTACGAACTCGCCCTTCGTGAAGTTCGCACCGAACCCAGGCAACAGGAAAACCGCGGTATTCAACGGTTGCCTATCAAACTTGCTGATGGGACTATCCAAAACACCGGCTGGAGAGCAGCACAAAAAAGATgcgaagacgaggaagatgaggaagacgaagagggGGAAGAAAATGTCGAAGACCTTGCTCCTCCGAGAGACACCGTTGCAACGGGTGCCAGGTTTGGTCGCCCTGCAGTTATTGATGTTATTAGTACCAAATCCAGAAAGTTGCGAATCCAAGGAGCTAAAGAACAAATTGCCAGTATATGTCAGGATATTATGGCTGAACCTGAGAATTCA ATTGGCCTTCTCAAACGCCTTCACACTTTCTCTCTTCCCTCAATCTCCTCCCCTACTCACCCAGATCCCTTACCCAACGACACAATCATCCGAAAACTCTCCGTTCTCTCCCAGTTGGCTGTCTTCAAAGATATTGTACCCGGATACCGAATCCGTGCGTTAacggaaaaagaaaagactgAAAAGGTTAGTCAGCTTGTAGCTCAAACTCGAGAATGGGAACAGGGACTGGTAGGAGCGTATCAGGCGTATTTGAGATTGTTGGAAGGGGAGCTGAAAG CTCACTCAGACCTTGCCGAAAGCGCTCTCAAATGCATATGCACACTCCTCACTGAACTCACCCATTTCAATTTCCGAGTTAATCTCATGAGCTGCGTCGTGGCTCAGTTGAGTAAAAGGACTAGGAACGAG TCGTTCGACCTTTGCCTCACCTCTCTCATTCGTGTTTTCCGAGCCGACACTACCGGTGCCGCCTCTCTTGAGGTTGTCCGATTACTCAACCGCATGATCAAAGAAAAACGATACAACGTCCATCCCGCGGCTATTTCATGCCTTTTACATCTACGTCTCAAGACCGAGCTGGGAGGTGTGAGGTCTTCTAGCTCCAAAGCCAGCAAAGAACAGGCAAACGACAACAAGAAAAGCCGGGATAAGAAGATGAGGGGCAAGAAAGATGAGGTTCATTTGAGCAAGAAAGCGGTGAAGGCGCTCAAGGAACGAAAGGAGATTGAAAAAGAGTTCAAGGAAGCAGAGGTCGAAGTTGATAAAGAAGAACGTGCCAATACT CACACGGAAACCCTCAAACTAGTCTTCGTCCTTTATTTCTCCATCCTTAAAAACCCTGGGTCCAAACGTCTCTTACCGGCAGCGTTGGAGGGCATATCCAAATTCGCACATTTGGTCAATATCGACTTTTTTATGGATTTGATGAAGGTGCTCAAGGAGTTGATCGTTTCTGAAGACGTGGAGGAAGATGACGGGCAGGGCGTGGAGGAGGCAGTAGAAAAGAAGTTGTTATGTATCGTTACTGCGTTCGACCTACTTTCTGGACAGG GTGAAGCTCTAACCGTCGACCTTACCGACTTTATCACCCACTTGTATGCGCTTATACCATCTCTTATtgtttcctcctccacctgcaTGCAAGACAGCCTTCTACGTGCTCTCAACCTCATTTTTCTCCCGCGACACAACCACGCCAAGCCCCACCCCAGTTACAGGACCGCAGCGTTCTCCAAACGACTTTTAACAACATCCGTTCATCTTCCCTCCTCCATGACCCTCAAGATTCTAGAGTTTATCCGTAATCTGGTCGCCCGAGATCCAAATTTGCTTTCTTTACTCGGggacgacgaagacggtGATGGGGTAGCAGGAGGGATGTACAATGCCACGGTTGACGATCCAGAGTTGGCTAATGCATTGGGTGGGAAAGGGGGAAGATGGTATGAGTTGTATCTGCTGAGAGAGAGACATTGGGATACGAAGGTCAGGGAGGAGGCGGGGAGGGTGCTAGAGATGGGTGGGGGGAAATAG
- a CDS encoding uncharacterized protein (BUSCO:EOG09260GR8): MDGPPPPEEDFSSMTISERLSHKNWKARVSAYEALVKTFSTTASDDDPAFKPYTNNPDLLKKIVTDSNAVAQEKGVECLVALVKFAGENASKTRESVVPALVDKCFGSSRTGTKAQALELVLQYVEVENGGTGVMNDILPGLSAKQPKTVAGCVVAIKEIVRIFGTQNTSPPPVLKALPKIFAHTDKTVRAEGTALTHVLYQYLGPGIESWLNDLKPVQVKELKEAFENMEKEGKGKGSVKPERMTRAQAREVESTAVNDRDNVEEGGSVDTGLGDEPVDLDPRAFAEPVDIVPKLPSTLSTALMSAKWKERKEVLDELSTLLTSTPRIKEAPELGEVAKALATRIQGDANINCVMTAASCMEALAKGMMTSFARYRETVVPPMLERLKERKANVTDTIGAALDAVFVSTTLADIVPDLKPALTSKNPQVKEGTLKFLRRCLSTAKTPIPSPEIKPLADVLSTLLEDSFEGARNEAASCMGTLMKMVGERPLNAVIEGLADVRKAKIKEAYEKATVKCKAGAGGGPPKAAPPKPAAGAAPMKKALPSNKPPVVARAPPKPADTLGAEELEQTAPPKKPLAKPPARLLKEKITGGGAAALPAASATPTAKKPPPAVAAAKSTKAAPPTAPGALDTFKYKHTPEDAEALATDLIPANIMTDLTDANWKTRLAALDEMTPWLEGIVDDVDAEIVIRALAKKGWAEKNFQVSTKIYGVCALLAERSKTFGRSCVALCVPHLSEKLGDMKLKKPAGDTLLLFAERTSLQFVLNQAYDSLSKQKAPKMLADAITWINSALTEFGIAGLSLRSMIEFLKAALQNSNATVRTSATKTLVTLRLFAGSSIKDLLEDLNPQLLNTITVEFDKVEGTEPPEPIRVSADVAAMPTSTPTSKGGASGGADALDELFPRVDIDALLKGTTILADTKSDAWKTKKEALEALQAILDQGSNKRLKPTMGEIAQVLKARVVDTNKAVQTLALDIVARIATGMGKPFEKQNKFFVLPIATVLADQKAPIRNAALQTLTAIAIACEGLDSMIPGLTSGLETTNPLQKGTLLKWVVEWFKEHELSSSLDLSNWTGPVVSSLDDRNSDIRKAAQAILPTLIASAGFDFVMQQTNSLKPAARNTAVPLIQAARPTQAAIPVVSAPPPAVPPVKVKPPTPSVVQPPAPSPTEDAAPRPPANKLTGVRRKLPLGSNRPESRAETPVEAPATAGARVAKPPLVGLKRPGTSLPSSKATSTAPSPGPSLPLIGSNSEARKGRCGKDTNRWINEGGPTRKDLADLLQSQMEAHTSKELCSRLFSHDHNAINNHIAGLVMLCETYNAAQAGDDAAEAVCLANFDFPLKYVSMKLHEPQPNLISKCLELVEAVIAFLRHVNYQLTDNEALCFIPTVIHKLGDAREQARVRVQQIIQSLPKIYAYSRVFHLLLDHGLKSKVAKTRQGALDELGNLLKKYGMTACEPTKAFPVVASMISDKDSAVRKSALGTISEGYVLVGEKVWSSVGPLAPKDKTQLEERLRRVAGPSGQEKAEAPVPSQISRLAGPSSARPSSPAFTSRLGGVPRPASPVVSGPSKTGRPTSPAHDLRSDSPTPLSNVRTSSPSRPPKMPVPSHPTVPPSPTTAKGFHSGLPSRLGRPRTHLSQPASQISLPPHDPEENADYGRTNEPELPVAQAAGPEDITLTISSILSSDPIRSVDALKKVQSILNTGASGGPQYSELAEHTEGLIETITLQMAHIFERPEALAHDENFRLAKHLIQTLNNFCDHPVLAESLTVDILTALLEELTLRLLETDDSSVKQVKDLSRFINMIILRMFAMGRRMSIFRALFALLLQIVKPFIHNGVTTESKEAKVAELVLKCVWKLARSIPQDLTEQKLDPVELFPTIEHFLQSVPPNDWRARATNKIPCGDMPLRTIKVIIQHVVAHYGDDVYDLLSAAFDDPSATIVYPYVYRILNSSSRGTSDIPSNRIGGEAYRPSRPLSTTSSRAISPTASSASASHRNSSPGRPDSFNGHNIYSPPSEEPDPDAQLLTIIGHISSETTGALHKEGITELHQFLKAYPHKKPRVDKLLESTGAAFRKYINRALASRAAEDEERNAAVGDTLTKLESTRNADPSSPQQPEPSPRSSRSVRRPSPPLQPDAEDKLSRLHNIFQYRSSTLSNGSSQGESSTPRTSFS, translated from the exons ATGGACGGCCCTCCTCCCCCAGAAGAGGACTTCTCGTCCATGACCATCTCCGAACGTCTCTCTCACAAAAACTGGAAAGCTCGTGTCAGCGCTTACGAAGCCCTAGTAAAAACCTTCTCAACCACCGCATCAGACGATGATCCTGCTTTCAAACCCTATACAAACAACCCCGATTTACTTAAGAAGATTGTAACGGATTCGAATGCGGTTGCTCAGGAGAAAGGTGTAGAATGTCTAGTGGCTTTAGTGAAGTTTGCAGGGGAGAACGCTTCGAAGACTAGGGAGAGTGTAGTTCCTGCGTTGGTGGATAAGTGTTTTGGGTCCTCAAGGACGGGTACCAAGGCGCAAGCATTGGAGTTGGTTCTTCAATATGTTGAAGTCGAAAATGGAGGCACGGGGGTAATG AATGACATACTGCCTGGTTTATCCGCTAAACAGCCAAAGACGGTCGCTGGGTGTGTTGTAGCTATCAAGGAGATCGTTCG GATTTTTGGAACACAGAATACTTCTCCGCCTCCCGTTCTGAAAGCCCTTCCAAAAATTTTTGCTCATACAGATAAGACTGTACGAGCAGAGGGAACTGCTCTGACGCATGTGTTATACCAATACCTGGGGCCTGGGATCGAATCATGGCTGAACGATTTGAAGCCTGTGCAGGTCAAGGAGTTAAAAGAGGCATTCGAAAACATGGAGAAGGAGGGGAAGGGAAAGGGCTCGGTCAAACCGGAGCGGATGACGAGAGCGCAAGCCAGGGAAGTAGAGAGCACTGCTGTTAATGACAGGGATAATGTGGAGGAAGGTGGTAGTGTTGATACTGGCCTTGGCG ATGAACCCGTCGATCTTGACCCACGAGCATTTGCTGAACCTGTCGATATCGTTCCAAAGCTTCCTTCCACTTTATCGACAGCGCTCATGTCTGCTaaatggaaggaaagaaaggaggTTCTAGACGAATTAAGCACGTTACTGACTTCAACACCACGGATTAAAGAGGCACCTGAACTTGGAGAGGTCGCTAAAGCACTTGCAACCAGAATACAAGGAGACGCCAATATCAATTGTGTTATGACTGCCGCTTCGTGTATGGAAGCGCTTGCAAAGGGAATGATGACTTCTTTTGCCCGATATAGGGAGACCGTGGTTCCCCCGATGTTGGAGAGATTGAAAGAACGGAAGGCGAACGTCACGGACACTATCGGGGCCGCTCTTGATGCCGTTTTTGTATCG ACCACTCTTGCCGATATCGTACCAGATCTCAAGCCGGCCTTGACCTCGAAGAACCCTCAAgtgaaggaaggaacattgaAGTTCTTGCGTCGATGTCTCTCCACAGCAAAGACCCCAATCCCCTCGCCTGAGATCAAACCTCTGGCTGATGTTCTTTCGACTTTACTTGAGGACAGTTTCGAAGGCGCTCGGAATGAGGCCGCATCTTGTATGGGAACATTAATGAAGATGGTCGGAGAAAGGCCTTTGAATGCGGTAATTGAAGGACTCGCGGACGTTAGAAAAGCAAAGATTAAGGAAGCCTATGAGAAGGCGACTGTGAAATGTAAGGCTGGTGCTGGCGGCGGTCCGCCAAAGGCAGCACCTCCCAAACCTGCGGCAGGAGCGGCGCCGATGAAGAAGGCTCTTCCATCCAACAAACCTCCAGTTGTCGCACGGGCACCTCCAAAACCCGCAGACACACTTGGTGCGGAAGAACTTGAGCAAACAGCGCCCCCAAAGAAACCTCTCGCTAAACCACCCGCTAGACTTTTG AAGGAAAAGATTACTGGTGGAGGAGCAGCGGCACTGCCCGCCGCATCCGCAACCCCAACCGCGAAGAAACCGCCGCCTGCTGTCGCCGCCGCGAAGTCTACCAAAGCAGCTCCACCTACAGCTCCAGGTGCACTCGATACTTTCAAGTACAAACACACTCCTGAAGATGCTGAGGCTCTTGCCACCGATTTGATACCTGCCAATATTATGACCGATCTCACGGATGCCAATTGGAAAACTCGGTTAGCAGCTTTGGACGAAATGACCCCTTGGCTGGAGGGGATAGTTGATGATGTAGACGCTGAGATAGTGATTCGGGCGCTGGCGAAGAAAGGATGGGCCGAGAAGAACTTTCAGGTGTCCACGAAGATCTATGGGGTGTGTGCTCTATTGGCGGAGAGGTCGAAAACATTTGGGAGATCTTGCGTTGCACTTTGTGTGCCTCATCTGAGCGAAAAGTTGGGCGatatgaagttgaagaagccTGCGGGTGACACACTTCTCCTTTTTGCCGAGAGGACGTCGTTACAGTTCGTCCTCAACCAAG CCTACGATTCACTGTCAAAGCAGAAGGCCCCAAAAATGTTGGCAGACGCAATCACTTGGATCAATTCCGCACTGACCGAATTCGGCATTGCGGGATTGTCTCTCAGGAGTATGATCGAGTTTCTGAAAGCTGCACTCCAAAACTCTAATGCAACTGTCCGAACAAGTGCAACCAAAACTTTAGTGACGCTTAGGCTGTTTGCGGGATCTA GTATAAAGGACCTGTTGGAGGACCTTAACCCCCAATTGTTGAATACAATCACAGTCGAGTTCGATAAAGTTGAGGGAACTGAGCCCCCTGAGCCAATTCGTGTTTCTGCAGACGTGGCAGCGATGCCGACGTCTACGCCTACTTCGAAGGGTGGTGCAAGCGGGGGTGCAGATGCTCTTGATGAGTTATTCCCACGCGTCGATATCGACGCTTTGTTAAAGGGAACGACAATTCTTGCGGACACAAAGAGTGATGCCTGGAAAACTAAGAAGGAAGCACTGGAGGCACTTCAGGCCATACTGGATCAAGGAAGTAATAAACGGCTGAAGCCGACAATGG GTGAGATAGCGCAAGTCTTGAAGGCACGAGTGGTCGACACGAACAAGGCCGTCCAAACACTGGCTCTGGATATCGTTGCTAGAATCGCAACAGGCATGGGCAAGCCTTTCGAAAAGCAAAATAAGTTTTTCGTTTTACCTATAGCCACGGTATTGGCCGATCAAAAGGCCCCTATTCGCAATGCTGCCCTTCAAACTTTGACCGCAATTGCTATTGCATGCGAGGGACTGGATTCTATGATCCCAGGTCTTACATCTGGATTAGAGACTACCAACCCACTGCAGAAAGGAACATTACTAAAATGGGTTGTTGAATGGTTCAAGGAGCACGAGTTGTCATCATCTCTAGATCTGAGCAATTGGACGGGACCGGTCGTGAGCTCGCTCGACGATCGTAATAGCGACATTAGAAAAGCCGCGCAAGCCATCCTTCCTACTTTGATAGCATCTGCAGGCTTCGATTTTGTTATGCAGCAGACCAACTCACTGAAACCAGCAGCTCGCAATACCGCAGTCCCCCTGATCCAAGCAGCACGTCCTACGCAGGCAGCAATCCCTGTTGTATCAGCCCCACCGCCAGCGGTCCCTCCAGTGAAGGTAAAACCTCCCACTCCGTCCGTTGTCCAGCCACCTGCACCCAGTCCCACGGAGGATGCTGCCCCGAGACCTCCAGCCAATAAATTGACAGGCGTCCGTCGAAAACTGCCTTTGGGCAGTAATCGACCGGAATCTAGAGCCGAGACGCCCGTCGAAGCTCCTGCGACTGCTGGAGCTCGTGTCGCCAAACCTCCACTGGTAGGTCTGAAACGCCCTGGTACTTCACTGCCATCCTCCAAAGCAACTTCAACGGCCCCATCTCCAGGTCCTTCCTTACCTCTGATCGGCTCGAATTCCGAAGCTCGGAAAGGAAGATGTGGTAAAGACACCAATCGCTGGATCAACGAAGGTGGCCCCACTAGAAAGGATCTAGCTGATCTTTTACAAAGTCAGATGGAGGCCCACACTTCGAAGGAGCTGTGTTCGCGTCTATTCAGTCATGACCACAATGCCATCAACAACCATATCGCTGGATTAGTTATGCTCTGCGAGACATACAACGCTGCGCAAGCCGGAGACGATGCTGCTGAAGCCGTGTGTCTAGCCAACTTCGATTTTCCGCTCAAATATGTGTCAATGAAACTTCATGAACCCCAACCCAACCTAATTTCTAAATGCCTTGAACTGGTCGAAGCCGTAATCGCTTTTCTACGTCACGTTAACTACCAGCTGACAGACAACGAGGCGCTTTGCTTCATACCTACTGTGATACATAAG TTAGGAGATGCTCGTGAACAGGCAAGAGTTCGCGTGCAACAAATAATTCAGTCTCTGCCAAAGATCTACGCGTATAGTCGAGTATTTCACCTTCTCCTTGATCACGGGCTGAAGTCGAAGGTAGCGAAGACGAGGCAGGGTGCTCTGGACGAACTAGGGAACTTATTGAAGAAATACGGGATGACGGCCTGCGAGCCAACGAAGGCGTTCCCCGTCGTTGCATCAATGATCTCCGATAAAGATTCTGCAGTCCGAAAGTCAGCTTTAGGGACAATAAG CGAGGGTTACGTTCTTGTCGGCGAGAAAGTTTGGTCATCAGTAGGACCGCTGGCACCAAAAGATAAGACTCAATTGGAAGAGAGACTTCGACGAGTTGCAGGACCCAGTGGTCAAGAGAAAGCTGAAGCTCCAGTACCCTCTCAGATCAGCCGCCTCGCAGGACCGAGTAGTGCTAGACCATCATCTCCAGCTTTCACCTCTAGGCTTGGGGGAGTACCTCGACCGGCTAGCCCTGTTGTCTCTGGGCCGTCTAAAACGGGAAGACCGACTTCTCCTGCTCATGATCTTCGCTCAGATTCACCCACACCTTTATCCAATGTACGAACATCGTCTCCGTCGCGGCCGCCAAAAATGCCTGTTCCTTCTCATCCCACTGTTCCTCCTTCACCAACCACtgccaaaggctttcatagTGGTCTACCATCCCGGCTTGGTCGACCGCGCACCCACCTCTCACAACCTGCGTCCCAGATTTCTCTGCCTCCTCATGATCCCGAAGAAAACGCAGATTATGGACGCACAAATGAACCTGAACTCCCCGTGGCCCAGGCCGCAGGACCGGAAGATATCACGTTGACGATCTCGAGTATCCTGAGCAGCGACCCCATTCGAAGTGTGGATGCTCTCAAAAAAGTTCAGAGCATTTTAAATACAGGGGCATCTGGCGGACCACAATACAGCGAACTAGCGGAGCACACTGAAGGTCTTATCGAAACCATTACATTGCAGATGGCCCACATTTTTGAACGTCCAGAAGCGTTAGCGCATGATGAAAACTTCAGGCTTGCTAAGCATCTGATCCAGACTTTGAATAATTTCTGTGATCATCCTGTGTTGGCAGAGTCTCTCACCGTTGACATCTTGACGGCGCTTTTGGAGGAATTAACGCTTCGACTTCTAGAGACCGATGACAGCTCTGTCAAACAGGTGAAGGATCTCTCTCGTTTCATAAATATGATCATCTTGCGGATGTTTGCCATGGGCAGGAGAATGTCAATATTCCG GGCACTTTTCGCATTGCTCTTACAAATTGTAAAGCCGTTCATTCACAATGGGGTAACAACTGAATCGAAGGAGGCCAAAGTTGCCGAACTTGTTCTGAAATGCGTCTGGAAACTCGCTCGAAGTATTCCGCAGGATCTTACAGAACAGAAACTCGACCCCGTAGAGCTATTCCCTACAATCGAGCATTTCCTACAGTCCGTGCCTCCAAACGACTGGAGAGCGCGCGCTACCAATAAAATTCCTTGTGGCGATATGCCCTTGAGGACAATCAAAGTAATCATTCAACACGTTGTTG CACATTATGGCGATGATGTCTACGACCTTCTGTCCGCTGCCTTTGACGACCCGTCTGCTACAATCGTTTATCCATACGTGTATCGAATCCTGAATTCGAGTTCCCGAGGCACGTCTGACATCCCTTCCAACCGTATCGGAGGTGAAGCGTATCGGCCATCTCGACCGTTGTCTACAACCTCCAGTCGCGCCATTTCTCCGACTGCTTCCTCTGCGTCTGCTAGCCATAGAAATTCATCTCCCGGTCGACCCGACTCTTTCAATGGTCATAATATATATTCGCCCCCCTCTGAGGAGCCCGATCCCGATGCACAGTTGCTCACAATAATTGGGCATATATCGAGTGAAACGACCGGCGCACTGCATAAAGAAGGTATCACCGAACTACACCAGTTCCTCAAGGCTTACCCACACAAAAAACCGCGTGTTGACAAGCTGCTCGAGTCCACAGGCGCTGCCTTCAGGAAATATATCAATCGTGCCCTCGCCAGTCGTGCcgctgaggatgaggagagaAATGCTGCAGTTGGAGACACCTTAACTA AACTTGAATCAACCCGAAATGCGGACCCATCATCCCCTCAGCAACCCGAACCATCACCTCGATCATCCCGGTCAGTCAGACGACCGAGTCCACCGCTGCAGCCTGACGCTGAAGACAAACTTTCACGGTTGCATAATATCTTCCAGTATCGGTCAAGCACGTTGAGCAATGGCTCTTCCCAGGGAGAGTCTTCGACCCCACGGACTTCTTTCAGCTAG
- a CDS encoding uncharacterized protein (MEROPS:MER0001342) encodes MYPLSGKRPVPEHIPRPDYAVDGIPRAERREAGQAPRILKSDGQEKMRKVCKLAREVLDLAASHIRPGVSTDEIDEVVHNACIERNSYPSPLNYRDFPKSVCLSVNEVICHGIPDQRILQEGDIVNVDVTLYHEGYHGDLNATYPVGEIDEDSKKLIKTTRDSLDAAIKLCKPGALFRDLGKAIEPIARANGCAVVRTYTGHGIHTLFHCAPNVPHYAKNKAVGTMKPGMVRTLLPIYRNNCLL; translated from the exons ATGTACCCCTTGTCAGGAAAACGGCCTGTCCCAGAACATATCCCCCGTCCGGATTACGCAGTTGACG GTATACCCAGAGCTGAGCGCAGGGAAGCCGGTCAGGCGCCACGCATACTGAAATCAGACGGGCAGGAGAAAATGAGGAAAGTGTGCAAA CTCGCTCGAGAGGTTCTGGACCTCGCTGCCTCCCACATACGTCCTGGCGTCTCGACGGATGAGATCGACGAAGTCGTTCACAATGCATGCATCGAAAGGAATTCATACCCGTCCCCTCTAAATTATCGAGACTTCCCGAAATCAGTCTGCCT TTCCGTAAACGAGGTCATTTGTCATGGTATTCCTGATCAACGAATATTACAAGAAGGTGATATCGTCAACGTTG ACGTCACATTATATCACGAAG GATACCACGGGGACTTGAACGCAACATACCCAGTTGGGGAAATCGATGAGGACTCGAAAAAACTAATTAAAACTACACGCGATTCTCTGGACGCTGCAATAAAGTTGTGCAAACCTGGTGCACTCTTCCGAGACCTCGGAAAGGCCAT CGAACCAATAGCTCGTGCCAATGGCTGTGCTGTGGTACGAACTTACACTGGACATGGTATTCATACACTCTTTCACTGTGCACCCAACGTACCGCATTATGCCAAAAATAAAGCAGTAGGTACTATGAAGCCGGGGATGGTACGTACTCTCCTCCCTATCTATAGAAACAATTGTTTACTATAA
- a CDS encoding uncharacterized protein (BUSCO:EOG09265K60), whose translation MSSEVLQEEFEVLESIYTSELSKISDKEIRIKAEPEDSPEDQALKVTLHVQYPDDYPDVLPDLSIECTEGEIDDTETKGLLEDLRRMGEDSLGMAMTFTLVTHLRERLSDIVRTRKEIVKQAELEKERIALEEEATRTRGTPVTVASFKAWKAKFDAERAEIGAREEVEKLKGMTPKEREEWKRAIARLSGRQLFERNKNLEEENLMEEGTVSVDISQYERRHQEEQDEEERIAFSDSD comes from the exons ATGTCAAGTGAGGTTCTCCAAGAAGAGTTTGAA GTCCTTGAGTCCATATACACTTCAGAACTTTCCA AAATTTCCGATAAGGAGATTCGTATCAAAGCTGAACCAGAGGACAGTCCTGAAGATCAAGCTT TAAAGGTCACCCTTCACGTTCAGTACCCAGACGATTATCCGGATGTTCTGCCCGACCTGTCAATCGAATGTACGGAGGGAGAGATAGACGACACAGAAACCAAAGGCCTCCTTGAAGACCTTAGGAGAATG GGTGAAGATAGTCTTGGTATGGCCATGACATTTACTCTCGTCACTCATCTCCGCGAGCGGCTTTCCGATATCGTCCGAACAAGAAAAGAGATTGTCAAGCAGGCAGAgcttgagaaagagagaatagcGCTAGAG GAGGAAGCCACTCGCACGCGAGGCACTCCAGTCACAGTCGCGTCGTTCAAAGCGTGGAAAGCCAAGTTTGATGCAGAACGAGCGGAAATTGGAGCGCGAGAAGAGGTAGAGAAGTTGAAAGGGATGACACCTAAAGAACGTGAAGAGTGGAAACGGGCTATAGCTCGATTATCAG GTCGTCAGTTGTTCGAGCGCAACAAGAAtctcgaagaagaaaacctcATGGAAGAGGGAACGGTATCTGTAGACATAAGTCAATACGAACGAAGGCACCAAGAAGAGCaggatgaggaggaacgTATTGCATTCAGCGACAGCGATTAA